From a region of the Terriglobia bacterium genome:
- a CDS encoding M28 family peptidase has product MTRIAVVLGTLSLLTAAGCSQGNGNTKSPPPIEAAAQPAQTAAPARTADPAPATAPKIDASRAMKYVREVVGLGARPIGSPAHKKVENYIVARLKGDQVESDEFTAQTPAGSVPMFNIIAKYAGTKDGIIVIASHYDTLYGRPKFVGANDGGSTTGLLLELANHLRGRRRGYSVWLVWFDGEEAVRQWSAEDSLYGSKHMAEKWQKDGTLKELKAFLLTDMIGDADLDIQRDQNSTAWLEDLVYQAASNLGYQSHFFVNETAVEDDHLPFGRLGVPVADIIDLDYGYNNSLHHTDQDTLDKVSPKSLQISGDVVLETIRLLDLR; this is encoded by the coding sequence ACGGCAGCGGGTTGCTCTCAAGGGAACGGAAATACGAAGAGCCCACCTCCAATCGAGGCCGCGGCACAACCGGCGCAGACTGCGGCGCCGGCGCGCACCGCTGACCCGGCTCCGGCCACCGCGCCCAAAATCGATGCCTCACGGGCCATGAAGTACGTGCGCGAGGTGGTGGGCCTCGGCGCGCGGCCGATCGGCAGCCCGGCGCACAAGAAGGTCGAGAACTACATCGTGGCGCGGCTCAAGGGCGACCAGGTGGAGAGCGATGAGTTCACCGCGCAGACGCCTGCGGGCTCAGTCCCCATGTTCAACATCATCGCCAAGTACGCTGGGACGAAGGACGGAATCATCGTCATCGCTTCACATTACGACACGCTGTATGGCAGGCCGAAGTTCGTCGGGGCGAACGATGGCGGTTCGACCACCGGCCTGCTGCTCGAGCTCGCCAACCATCTGCGGGGCAGACGGCGGGGCTACAGCGTCTGGCTGGTGTGGTTCGACGGCGAGGAGGCGGTGCGGCAATGGTCTGCGGAGGACAGCCTCTACGGCAGCAAGCACATGGCCGAGAAATGGCAGAAGGACGGAACCCTGAAGGAGCTCAAGGCCTTCCTACTGACCGACATGATCGGCGACGCGGACCTAGACATCCAGCGTGACCAGAACTCAACAGCATGGCTCGAGGATCTGGTGTACCAGGCGGCGTCGAACCTGGGTTATCAATCGCACTTCTTCGTGAACGAGACCGCGGTGGAGGACGACCACCTGCCTTTCGGCCGGCTCGGCGTGCCGGTCGCCGACATCATCGATCTCGACTACGGCTACAACAACTCGCTGCACCACACCGACCAGGACACTCTCGACAAAGTGAGCCCGAAGAGCCTGCAGATCTCGGGCGACGTGGTTCTGGAGACGATCCGGCTCCTCGACCTGCGCTAG